The DNA window GCGAGAAGGCGCCCAGGCGGAATATCCACTGGCCGCTGGAGGAGGCATCTCCCACGCCCCGCCATTTTTCACGAGTGGTCAGGGTCAGCGTTTCCGGGTCGAAATCGGAGTTTACGAGCTGGTCCTCGGTCACGAAGCCGATGATGCGCATTTCCTCCACGCGCTTTTCCGAATCCCCGTCTTCATAACGGATATCGAGATCCGGCACCGCGAAACGGAGGGGCAGGATTTCGTCGTTTTCGCCGGCGAGCAGATACACATGCGTCTCGTTATACGCGGCACGATCGCACAGGAAGCGGAAGAGCCGCACCTCCCTCTGCGGGGCGTCGGGCGGATCATAGTCGTAGTTGAACCGGATCATATGGCTTTCCGGTTCTTCTTCGGTGCCGAGATCGCCGGCGCAGACGCCGTCATAAACGGTATCGAAGAGCCGCTGCGCGCGCTGGAGAAGCGCATCGCCCGGTACAGGTGCTCCCTCGCCACAGCTTTCGGGCAGCGCGTCGGCAAGTGGTGCATCGGCAGGCTGCAGCGTGCCGCTTTCGATCATGAGCGGTGTGTAGGGAGTGGTCTGCACTCCGGGCTGCACGAACCTGAACGTGTAGCAGCCCGCGAAGACCCGCTCCTCACCGCCGGCCTCCTGCGCCTGGATGGCCACGGGGAGCGAATAGAAGATGCTGCCGGCGGCCCCTTCCTCGCTGGCCGCGCCGGTAAGGACGTCCACGTTTTCCGTCGTCTCATAGCCCTTGGCGTAGGCATCAGGCGTTTCGGCGGGTGGTGTCGCGAAATAGGAATAGGCACGCGCATATTCCTTCCGGTTTACGGCGTTGTAGAGGGATCGGACGAGTGCCTCCGGGCTCGACCGGTCGTCGAGATAGGCCGGCTCGGCCGCAAAGGCATGCGTTCCGAGCAAAAGGAGGGAGCAGGCGGCGATCTGGGCGAGAGGACCTGGCTTCATGGAAAGGCTCCGCGGGTTCGCTGGGCAGATTCCTGTGATTAAATAAGTCCTTTTGGTGCATTGTGTGAAATCCGGCGGCCGCCCGTGCCCTTTCGGTTAAAATGTGTGGACGACGGCAGACATTTCTTAACGACGCCGCCCTAGTCTGGCGGGCAGCGACCTGTCGGACGGACTTTCCATGGCACCACGCGCGCCGCGCGATTTTTCGAGCATGCTGGACGAGCTTCTGTCGGAACGCTCCGACGAGCCTGACCGGGCGCACCTCATCTCCATTGATTATCTCTCGGTGGTCGAGGAACTCCATTCGGGCCGGATTGCCTTCTCCGACGACGCCCTTGACGCTGCCTATGCTTCCATGGGCGAGCCGGAGCAGGCAAGGCCGGAGCCTTCGCTGGATCCCGAGGAAATCGCGCGTGAGCTCGGCCTCGCCGGCGGCGGGAAGCCGAAGGAGCTCGACCGGCTGCGGCGCGAATTCGCTCTGCGCAACCACCCCGACCGGGTGCCCGAACATCTGCGCGCCCGCGCCGTCGTCCGCATGCAGGTCGCCAACATGCTGATCGACGAGGCGAAGCGGCGGCGGGTCAGGCGTAGAAAAGCATGAGCTTCCCGCGCCTCAGCCAGCGCGACAGAAGCAGTACCGCCACCACCGTCAGACCGGCGCAGAGGCCGATCCAGATGCCCACGCCGCCATAGCCCAGCGGAAAGCCGAGCACGACGCTGAGCGGCAGGCCGATGCCCCAGTAGCCGAATGCCGCATAGATCATCGGCACCGTGGTGTCGTGCAGCCCGCGCAGCATGCCGCTCCCCACCGCCTGCGCGCCGTCAGCGATCTGGAAGAGCGCGGCATAGGCGAGGAAGGTGACCGCCATGGTGACGACCGGCTGGTTTTCCGGCGCGTCGAGATCGATGAAGCCGGCGATGAGAACGCGCGGCGCCAGGAACATGATGAGCGCCATCAGCCCCATGAAGCTCACGCCCATGGTGAAGGCCGTCCAGCCCGCGCGCGTGATCGCCTGCGCGTTCCTCGCGCCGAAGGCGCGGCCCACACGCACCGTGACCGCCTGGCCGAGCCCCATGGGCACCATGAAGCTGGCCGAGGCGATCTGGATGGCGATCGCGTGGGCGGCGAGCGAGACGGTATCGATCCGGCCCATGAGCAGGGCGGCGATGTTGAAGACCGACACTTCGAAGGTGAGAATGCCGGCGATCGGCAGGCCGAGCCGCAGCATCGCCCGGAAGCGCGGCCAGTCGGAGCGCCAGAACCGGCCGAACAGGCTGAAGCGGCGGAACTGGCGTTCGAGGCTGACGACCGCCACCAGGCCGAGGAACATGAACGTGCTGGACAAGGTCGTGGCGTAGCCCGCGCCCGTCAGCCCAAGTGCCGGAAGGCCGAGATTGCCGAAGATCAGGCACCAGTTGGCGAGCACGTTGAAGGCCACGCATATGAAGGCGACCACCAACGCCCATCCGGGCCGTTCCAGCGCGGAAATGAAGGAGCGCAGCACGATGTAGCCGAAAAAGGGCAGGGCGGCCCATTGCAGCGCACGCACATAGGACTGGGCTGCCTGGCTGAGCGCCGGATCCTGCCCCATGGCGAGCAGGATGGCTTCGGTGTTCCAGAGAAGCAGCCAGAGCGGGACCGAGACGGCCACCGCCAGCCACAGGCCCTGCCGCGCGGAGCGCCGTACCTCGCGCATATAGCGCAGCCTGCCGCCGATGGCGCTCGCCATCATGGGGGAAGCCGCCGCCATGAGACCGAGACCGAAGATCACCGGCATGAAATAGAGGTTGTGGCCGAGCGTGCCTGCGGCGAGCGCCTCGGGCGAAAGCCGTCCCAGCATCATGACGTCGGTCACGGTCATCGCCGTCTGTGCGAGATTGGTCAGGATCATCGGCCAGGCGAGCGACAGCGTTGCGCGCGCTTCGGAAAGCCAGAGATTGACCGGGGGCGCTCCCGCGCCCGTAGCCAGCGCTGTCATGATGCTGCTTTCCTATGGACCCTGGCGGCTGCCGCTCGGCCGATGAATCACGCGGCAAATCCATCTCGGACCGCCCGCCGAATGCTTAATAGCGGGCGTCTGTGTCCAGACAAGTCAAATTCTCTTGCCGGAAGGAGCAATTCCCTTGATGTTTGCACCGCAATATTGCGTGGCGCGGTGCAGTGGCTATAGTCGCGCCTCCTCCACGGCGCTTTTCCGCGCCATCCCGTTAGACCGGAGAAAAATCCATGGAAAAGCGCCGTCTCGGCCGCACCGATCTCTTCGTCTCCAAGATCTGCCTCGGCACCATGACCTGGGGCGAGCAGAACAGCGAGACCGAGGGCCATGCCCAGATGGATTTCGCCTTCGAGCAGGGCGTCAATTTCCTCGATACGGCCGAGCTCTACCCGATCCCGCCCAAGCCGGAGACGCAGGGCCGCACGGAACGGATCATCGGCACCTGGATGAAGGAGCGCCGCAACCGGGACAGTGTCGTTGTCGCCTCCAAGGTGGTGGGCCGTACTGCGAACGCCTGGTTCCGCGGCGGCCGGCCCTCCAGGCTCGTCCGCGCCGATATCCTCGATGCGGTCGAAAAATCGCTGGCGCGCCTGCAGACCGACCATATCGACCTCTACCAGATACACTGGCCCGATCGCGCCATCCCCTGGGGATCCAATCCCGCACGCGTCACCGGCGAGTTGGAGCGCCACGAGGACGAGACACCCATCGCCGAGACCATCGCTGTCTTCGAGGAGTTGGTGAAAGACGGCAAAATCCGCCATTTCGGCCTGTCGAACGAGAGCTCATGGGGCGTGATGCGCTATGTCGGCGAGGCGGAGAAGGGGACCGGGCCCCGTCCCGTCTCGGTCCAGAACGCCTACAGTCTGGTCAACCGGACCTTCGAGGTGAACCTGGCCGAGGTGGCTTTTCGCGAAGGGGTGGGGCTGCTTGCCTATTCTCCGCTGGCGCAGGGCTATCTCAGCGGGAAGTACGACCATGGCGCCCTGCCGGAAGGCTCGCGCAAGAAGCTTTTCAACCGGCTGCAGCGCTACGAGGCGCCCGGCGCCGCGGAGGCCTTTCTGGCCTATAATGCGCTTGCGCGCTCCTTCGGGATGAGCCCCGCCGTCTTCGCCAATGCGTTCGTCACCTCCCGGCCCTTCCTGACCGCAAACATCGTCGGCGCGACGACGATCGAGCAACTCGACGAGGCGATCAGATCGGCCCATGTGGCCTGGACGGAGGAGATGCAGAAGGCAGTGGATGACCTGCATCGGAAGTTCGGCAATCCCTGTCCCTGAGATCGCGGGCGGAAGCGGTATGGCTGCCCCTTCGTCCCCGCGATGCGTTTTGCCTGGACAGCGCGCCCGCACGGATTCCTGTCGACACGTAAGTTTAACCATTGGGGAAGCATTTTGCTCTCCATGGTGGGGAGAGACAAAATGCGTTTCGCGCGGGGCTGGTTGCTTCATTCCTTCGC is part of the Chelativorans sp. AA-79 genome and encodes:
- a CDS encoding aldo/keto reductase, whose product is MEKRRLGRTDLFVSKICLGTMTWGEQNSETEGHAQMDFAFEQGVNFLDTAELYPIPPKPETQGRTERIIGTWMKERRNRDSVVVASKVVGRTANAWFRGGRPSRLVRADILDAVEKSLARLQTDHIDLYQIHWPDRAIPWGSNPARVTGELERHEDETPIAETIAVFEELVKDGKIRHFGLSNESSWGVMRYVGEAEKGTGPRPVSVQNAYSLVNRTFEVNLAEVAFREGVGLLAYSPLAQGYLSGKYDHGALPEGSRKKLFNRLQRYEAPGAAEAFLAYNALARSFGMSPAVFANAFVTSRPFLTANIVGATTIEQLDEAIRSAHVAWTEEMQKAVDDLHRKFGNPCP
- a CDS encoding DUF1176 domain-containing protein → MKPGPLAQIAACSLLLLGTHAFAAEPAYLDDRSSPEALVRSLYNAVNRKEYARAYSYFATPPAETPDAYAKGYETTENVDVLTGAASEEGAAGSIFYSLPVAIQAQEAGGEERVFAGCYTFRFVQPGVQTTPYTPLMIESGTLQPADAPLADALPESCGEGAPVPGDALLQRAQRLFDTVYDGVCAGDLGTEEEPESHMIRFNYDYDPPDAPQREVRLFRFLCDRAAYNETHVYLLAGENDEILPLRFAVPDLDIRYEDGDSEKRVEEMRIIGFVTEDQLVNSDFDPETLTLTTREKWRGVGDASSSGQWIFRLGAFSLVRYDVDASYDGEINPETVLDYATGP
- a CDS encoding MATE family efflux transporter, which codes for MTALATGAGAPPVNLWLSEARATLSLAWPMILTNLAQTAMTVTDVMMLGRLSPEALAAGTLGHNLYFMPVIFGLGLMAAASPMMASAIGGRLRYMREVRRSARQGLWLAVAVSVPLWLLLWNTEAILLAMGQDPALSQAAQSYVRALQWAALPFFGYIVLRSFISALERPGWALVVAFICVAFNVLANWCLIFGNLGLPALGLTGAGYATTLSSTFMFLGLVAVVSLERQFRRFSLFGRFWRSDWPRFRAMLRLGLPIAGILTFEVSVFNIAALLMGRIDTVSLAAHAIAIQIASASFMVPMGLGQAVTVRVGRAFGARNAQAITRAGWTAFTMGVSFMGLMALIMFLAPRVLIAGFIDLDAPENQPVVTMAVTFLAYAALFQIADGAQAVGSGMLRGLHDTTVPMIYAAFGYWGIGLPLSVVLGFPLGYGGVGIWIGLCAGLTVVAVLLLSRWLRRGKLMLFYA